A genome region from Ursus arctos isolate Adak ecotype North America unplaced genomic scaffold, UrsArc2.0 scaffold_18, whole genome shotgun sequence includes the following:
- the TOR2A gene encoding prosalusin isoform X1 encodes MAAATRGCRPWGSLLGLLGLVSAAAATWDLTSLHCHFGTFCECDFQPDFQGLECDLAQHLAGQHLARALVVKALKAFVQDPAPTKPLVLSLHGWTGTGKSYVSSLLAHYLFRGGLRSPHVHHFSPVIHFPHASHMERYKKDLKSWVQGNLTACSRSLFLFDEMDKLDPGLMEVLRPFLGSSWVVFGTNYRKAIFMFISNTGGEQINQVALEAWRSRRDREEIRLQELEPVISQALLDNPHHGFWRSGIIEEHLLDVVVPFLPLQRHHVRHCVLNELAHLGLEPREEVVQAVLDSTTFFPEEEQLFSSNGCKTVASRIAFFL; translated from the exons ATGGCGGCTGCGACTCGCGGCTGCCGGCCCTGGGGCTCGCTCCTCGGGTTGCTGGGGCTGGTCTCGGCTGCGGCCGCCACCTGGGACCTGACTTCGCTGCATTGCCACTTCGGCACCTTCTGCGAATGTGACTTCCAGCCCGACTTTCAAG GTCTGGAGTGTGACCTGGCCCAGCACCTGGCCGGCCAGCACTTGGCCAGGGCATTGGTGGTGAAGGCACTGAAGGCCTTTGTGCAGGACCCAGCCCCTACCAAGCCACTGGTCCTCTCCCTGCATGGCTGGACAGGCACCGGCAAGTCCTACGTCAGCTCCCTGCTGGCACACTACCTcttccggggtggcctccgcagcCCCCATGTACACCACTTTTCCCCCGTCATCCACTTCCCCCACGCCAGCCACATGGAGCGCTACAAG aAGGATCTTAAGAGCTGGGTCCAGGGGAACCTCACAGCCTGCAGccgctccctcttcctctttgaCGAGATGGACAAGCTGGACCCAGGTCTGATGGAGGTCCTGCGACCTTTCCTGGGCTCCTCCTGGGTTGTGTTCGGGACCAACTATCGCAAAGCCATCTTCATGTTCATCAG CAACACTGGTGGCGAGCAGATCAACCAGGTGGCCCTGGAGGCGTGGCGCAGCCGCCGGGACCGTGAGGAGATCCGCCTGCAGGAGCTGGAGCCCGTCATCTCCCAGGCTTTGCTGGACAACCCGCACC ATGGCTTCTGGCGCTCAGGCATCATAGAAGAACATCTCCTAGATGTCGTGGTGCCCTTCCTACCACTGCAGCGGCACCACGTGCGGCACTGCGTGCTCAACGAGCTGGCCCACCTGGGCCTGGAGCCAAGAGAGGAGGTCGTCCAGGCTGTGCTGGACAGCACCACCTTCTTCCCCGAGGAAGAGCAGCTCTTCTCCTCCAACGGCTGCAAGACTGTGGCCTCCAGAATTGCCTTCTTCCTCTGA
- the TOR2A gene encoding prosalusin isoform X3 gives MDKLDPGLMEVLRPFLGSSWVVFGTNYRKAIFMFISNTGGEQINQVALEAWRSRRDREEIRLQELEPVISQALLDNPHHGFWRSGIIEEHLLDVVVPFLPLQRHHVRHCVLNELAHLGLEPREEVVQAVLDSTTFFPEEEQLFSSNGCKTVASRIAFFL, from the exons ATGGACAAGCTGGACCCAGGTCTGATGGAGGTCCTGCGACCTTTCCTGGGCTCCTCCTGGGTTGTGTTCGGGACCAACTATCGCAAAGCCATCTTCATGTTCATCAG CAACACTGGTGGCGAGCAGATCAACCAGGTGGCCCTGGAGGCGTGGCGCAGCCGCCGGGACCGTGAGGAGATCCGCCTGCAGGAGCTGGAGCCCGTCATCTCCCAGGCTTTGCTGGACAACCCGCACC ATGGCTTCTGGCGCTCAGGCATCATAGAAGAACATCTCCTAGATGTCGTGGTGCCCTTCCTACCACTGCAGCGGCACCACGTGCGGCACTGCGTGCTCAACGAGCTGGCCCACCTGGGCCTGGAGCCAAGAGAGGAGGTCGTCCAGGCTGTGCTGGACAGCACCACCTTCTTCCCCGAGGAAGAGCAGCTCTTCTCCTCCAACGGCTGCAAGACTGTGGCCTCCAGAATTGCCTTCTTCCTCTGA
- the TOR2A gene encoding prosalusin isoform X2, which yields MAAATRGCRPWGSLLGLLGLVSAAAATWDLTSLHCHFGTFCECDFQPDFQGLECDLAQHLAGQHLARALVVKALKAFVQDPAPTKPLVLSLHGWTGTGKSYVSSLLAHYLFRGGLRSPHVHHFSPVIHFPHASHMERYKKDLKSWVQGNLTACSRSLFLFDEMDKLDPGLMEVLRPFLGSSWVVFGTNYRKAIFMFISNTGGEQINQVALEAWRSRRDREEIRLQELEPVISQALLDNPHRFGAPGCHTTSLSQRRCFSHVPFLQMASGAQAS from the exons ATGGCGGCTGCGACTCGCGGCTGCCGGCCCTGGGGCTCGCTCCTCGGGTTGCTGGGGCTGGTCTCGGCTGCGGCCGCCACCTGGGACCTGACTTCGCTGCATTGCCACTTCGGCACCTTCTGCGAATGTGACTTCCAGCCCGACTTTCAAG GTCTGGAGTGTGACCTGGCCCAGCACCTGGCCGGCCAGCACTTGGCCAGGGCATTGGTGGTGAAGGCACTGAAGGCCTTTGTGCAGGACCCAGCCCCTACCAAGCCACTGGTCCTCTCCCTGCATGGCTGGACAGGCACCGGCAAGTCCTACGTCAGCTCCCTGCTGGCACACTACCTcttccggggtggcctccgcagcCCCCATGTACACCACTTTTCCCCCGTCATCCACTTCCCCCACGCCAGCCACATGGAGCGCTACAAG aAGGATCTTAAGAGCTGGGTCCAGGGGAACCTCACAGCCTGCAGccgctccctcttcctctttgaCGAGATGGACAAGCTGGACCCAGGTCTGATGGAGGTCCTGCGACCTTTCCTGGGCTCCTCCTGGGTTGTGTTCGGGACCAACTATCGCAAAGCCATCTTCATGTTCATCAG CAACACTGGTGGCGAGCAGATCAACCAGGTGGCCCTGGAGGCGTGGCGCAGCCGCCGGGACCGTGAGGAGATCCGCCTGCAGGAGCTGGAGCCCGTCATCTCCCAGGCTTTGCTGGACAACCCGCACC GCTTTGGCGCTCCTGGCTGTCATACGACCTCCCTGAGCCAACGCAGATGCTTCTCGCATGTCCCCTTCCTGCAGATGGCTTCTGGCGCTCAGGCATCATAG
- the SH2D3C gene encoding SH2 domain-containing protein 3C isoform X3 translates to MTERCSLWSALSAAACCFYRGSFVQVQFSKEKYILDSSPEKLHKELEEELKLSSTDLRSHAWYHGRIPREVSETLVQRNGDFLIRDSLTSLGDYVLTCRWRNQALHFKINKVVVKAGESYTHIQYLFEQESFDHVPALVRYHVGSRKAVSEQSGAIIYCPVNRTFPLRYLEACYGLGQGSGKAASPASPSGPKGSHMKRRSVTMTDGLTADKVTRSDGCPTSTSLPHPRESIRNCALSMDQIPDLHSPMSPISESPSSPAYSTVTRVHTTPAAPSATALPASPVTRRSSEPQLCPGSAPKPPGESDKGPYASPSHTLCKASPSPSLSSYSDPDSGHYCQLQPPVRGSREWAAAEASSRQARSYGERLKELSEHGAPEGDWGRAFTAPIVEATSSFNPATFQSLLIPKDNRPLEVGLLRKVKELLAEVDARTLARHVTKVDCLVARILGVTKEMQTLMGVRWGMELLTLPHGRQLRLDLLERFHTMSIMLAVDILGCTGSAEERAALLHKTIQLAAELRGTMGNMFSFAAVMGALDMAQIARLEQTWVTLRQRHTEGAILYEKKLKPFLKSLNEGKEGPPLSNTTFPHVLPLITLLECDSAPAEGPEPWGSTEHGVEVVLAHLEAARTVAHHGGLYHTNAEVKLQGFQARPELLEVFSTEFQMRLLWGSQGASSNQARRYEKFDKVLTALSHKLEPSVRSSEL, encoded by the exons ATGACCGAGCGGTGCAGCCTGTGGAGTGCCCTATCGGCCGCCGCCTGCTGCTTCTACCGCGGCTCTTTCGTGCAGGTGCAG TTCTCCAAGGAGAAGTACATCCTGGACTCCTCTCCTGAGAAACTGCACAAGGAGTTGGAGGAGGAACTCAAACTCAGCAGCACAGATCTCCGCAGCCATGCCTGGTACCACGGCCGCATTCCCCGTGAG GTATCGGAGACCCTGGTGCAGCGCAACGGCGACTTCCTCATCCGGGACTCTCTCACCAGCCTGGGGGACTATGTGCTCACGTGCCGCTGGCGCAACCAGGCCTTGCACTTCAAAATCAACAAGGTGGTGGTGAAGGCCGGGGAGAGCTACACCCACATCCAGTACCTGTTCGAGCAGGAGAGCTTCGACCACGTGCCCGCCCTTGTGCGGTACCACGTGGGCAGCCGCAAGGCCGTGTCAGAGCAGAGCGGGGCCATCATCTACTGCCCTGTCAACCGCACCTTTCCGCTGCGCTACCTGGAGGCCTGCTACGGCCTGGGCCAGGGCAGTGGCAAGGCTGCCAGCCCCGCCAGCCCCTCGGGCCCCAAGGGCAGCCACATGAAGCGGCGCAGCGTCACCATGACTGATGGGCTCACCGCTGACAAGGTCACCCGCAGCGATGGCTGCCCCACCAG CACCTCATTGCCCCACCCCCGGGAATCTATACGCAACTGTGCCCTCAGCATGGACCAGATCCCGGACCTGCACTCGCCCATGTCACCCATCTCCGAGAGTCCCAGCTCCCCCGCCTACAGTACTG TGACCCGTGTCCACACCACCCCTGCAGCTCCCTCAGCCACAGCGCTGCCTGCCTCTCCTGTCACCCGCCGCTCCAGTGAACCCCAGCTGTGTCCCGGAAGTGCCCCAAAGCCCCCTGGGGAGTCGGACAAGGGCCCTTACGCCAGCCCCTCCCACACGCTCTGCAAGGCCTCCCCATCACCATCGCTCAGCAGCTACAGTGACCCGGACTCTGGCCATTACTGCCAGCTCCAGCCTCCTGTCCGTGGCAGCCGAGAGTGGGCAGCAGCTGAGGCCTCCAGCCGGCAGGCCAGGAGCTATGGGGAGAGGCTAAAGGAACTGTCAGAGCATGGGGCACCTGAGGGGGACTGGGGCAGGGCCTTCACAGCCCCCATTGTGGAAGCCACCTCTTCCTTCAACCCAGCTACCTTCCAGTCACTACTGATCCCCAAGGATAATCGGCCACTGGAGGTGGGCCTCCTGCGCAAGGTCAAGGAGCTGCTGGCGGAGGTGGACGCCCGGACACTGGCCCGGCATGTCACCAAGGTTGACTGCCTG GTTGCTAGGATACTGGGCGTTACCAAGGAGATGCAGACCCTAATGGGAGTCCGCTGGGGCATGGAgctgctcaccctcccccatggccggCAGCTACGACTAGACCTGCTGGAAAG GTTCCACACCATGTCCATCATGCTGGCCGTGGACATCCTGGGCTGCACGGGCTCCGCCGAGGAGCGCGCAGCGCTTCTACACAAGACCATCCAGCTGGCGGCTGAACTTCGGGGGACGATGGGCAACATGTTCAGCTTCGCTGCGGTCATGGGCGCCCTGGATATGGCCCAG ATTGCCCGGCTGGAGCAGACATGGGTGACCCTTCGGCAGCGACACACAGAGGGTGCCATCCTCTATGAGAAGAAGCTCAAGCCATTTCTTAAGAGCCTCAACGAGGGCAAAG AAGGCCCGCCGCTGAGCAACACCACGTTTCCCCATGTGCTGCCGCTCATCACTCTGCTGGAGTGTGACTCGGCCCCGGCAGAGGGCCCTGAGCCCTGGGGCAGCACGGAGCACGGCGTGGAGGTGGTGCTGGCCCACCTGGAGGCTGCCCGCACGGTGGCCCACCACGGAGGCCTGTATCACACCAACGCAGAGGTCAAGCTGCAGG GGTTCCAGGCCCGGCCAGAGCTCCTGGAGGTGTTCAGCACCGAATTCCAGATGCGCCTCCTCTGGGGCAGCCAGGGTGCCAGCAGCAACCAGGCCCGGCGCTATGAGAAGTTCGACAAGGTCCTCACTGCCCTGTCCCACAAACTAGAACCTTCTGTCCGCTCCAGCGAGCTGTGA
- the SH2D3C gene encoding SH2 domain-containing protein 3C isoform X1, whose product MTEVPKKASRKFKFFKFKGLGSLSNLPRSFTLKRSSTTISLGSHLEPDPFEATQDDMVTVPKSPPAYARSSDMYSHMGTMPRLSTKKARDQQATQKTKEVDPEPHLVPQGLPNPPGLEAAKEVVVETSVPLEDTPAVGPNPSAMGPTEKPEDPSADRKEERTPRNVSPERVAGEPEASGDYVKFSKEKYILDSSPEKLHKELEEELKLSSTDLRSHAWYHGRIPREVSETLVQRNGDFLIRDSLTSLGDYVLTCRWRNQALHFKINKVVVKAGESYTHIQYLFEQESFDHVPALVRYHVGSRKAVSEQSGAIIYCPVNRTFPLRYLEACYGLGQGSGKAASPASPSGPKGSHMKRRSVTMTDGLTADKVTRSDGCPTSTSLPHPRESIRNCALSMDQIPDLHSPMSPISESPSSPAYSTVTRVHTTPAAPSATALPASPVTRRSSEPQLCPGSAPKPPGESDKGPYASPSHTLCKASPSPSLSSYSDPDSGHYCQLQPPVRGSREWAAAEASSRQARSYGERLKELSEHGAPEGDWGRAFTAPIVEATSSFNPATFQSLLIPKDNRPLEVGLLRKVKELLAEVDARTLARHVTKVDCLVARILGVTKEMQTLMGVRWGMELLTLPHGRQLRLDLLERFHTMSIMLAVDILGCTGSAEERAALLHKTIQLAAELRGTMGNMFSFAAVMGALDMAQIARLEQTWVTLRQRHTEGAILYEKKLKPFLKSLNEGKEGPPLSNTTFPHVLPLITLLECDSAPAEGPEPWGSTEHGVEVVLAHLEAARTVAHHGGLYHTNAEVKLQGFQARPELLEVFSTEFQMRLLWGSQGASSNQARRYEKFDKVLTALSHKLEPSVRSSEL is encoded by the exons ATGACAGAGGTGCCCAAGAAAGCCAGCAGAAAGTTCA AGTTCTTCAAGTTTAAGGGCCTCGGTAGTCTCTCCAACCTCCCTCGGTCCTTCACGCTGAAACGGTCCTCAACCACCATCAGTCTCGGGTCCCATCTGGAGCCTGACCCCTTTGAGGCTACACAGGATGACATGGTGACTGTCCCCAAAAGCCCCCCAGCCTATGCCCGCTCCAGCGACATGTACAGCCACATGGGGACCATGCCTCGTCTCAGCACCAAGAAGGCTCGGGACCAACAGGCTACCCAGAAGACCAAGGAGGTGGACCCAGAACCCCACTTGGTGCCCCAAGGTCTGCCCAACCCTCCAGGCTTGGAGGCAGCcaaggaggtggtggtggagacCAGTGTCCCCCTGGAGGACACCCCAGCAGTGGGACCCAACCCTTCTGCAATGGGCCCCACGGAAAAGCCTGAGGATCCCAGTGctgacagaaaagaagaaagaaccccCAGGAATGTGTCTCCAGAAAG ggTCGCCGGAGAGCCAGAGGCTAGTGGAGACTATGTGAAG TTCTCCAAGGAGAAGTACATCCTGGACTCCTCTCCTGAGAAACTGCACAAGGAGTTGGAGGAGGAACTCAAACTCAGCAGCACAGATCTCCGCAGCCATGCCTGGTACCACGGCCGCATTCCCCGTGAG GTATCGGAGACCCTGGTGCAGCGCAACGGCGACTTCCTCATCCGGGACTCTCTCACCAGCCTGGGGGACTATGTGCTCACGTGCCGCTGGCGCAACCAGGCCTTGCACTTCAAAATCAACAAGGTGGTGGTGAAGGCCGGGGAGAGCTACACCCACATCCAGTACCTGTTCGAGCAGGAGAGCTTCGACCACGTGCCCGCCCTTGTGCGGTACCACGTGGGCAGCCGCAAGGCCGTGTCAGAGCAGAGCGGGGCCATCATCTACTGCCCTGTCAACCGCACCTTTCCGCTGCGCTACCTGGAGGCCTGCTACGGCCTGGGCCAGGGCAGTGGCAAGGCTGCCAGCCCCGCCAGCCCCTCGGGCCCCAAGGGCAGCCACATGAAGCGGCGCAGCGTCACCATGACTGATGGGCTCACCGCTGACAAGGTCACCCGCAGCGATGGCTGCCCCACCAG CACCTCATTGCCCCACCCCCGGGAATCTATACGCAACTGTGCCCTCAGCATGGACCAGATCCCGGACCTGCACTCGCCCATGTCACCCATCTCCGAGAGTCCCAGCTCCCCCGCCTACAGTACTG TGACCCGTGTCCACACCACCCCTGCAGCTCCCTCAGCCACAGCGCTGCCTGCCTCTCCTGTCACCCGCCGCTCCAGTGAACCCCAGCTGTGTCCCGGAAGTGCCCCAAAGCCCCCTGGGGAGTCGGACAAGGGCCCTTACGCCAGCCCCTCCCACACGCTCTGCAAGGCCTCCCCATCACCATCGCTCAGCAGCTACAGTGACCCGGACTCTGGCCATTACTGCCAGCTCCAGCCTCCTGTCCGTGGCAGCCGAGAGTGGGCAGCAGCTGAGGCCTCCAGCCGGCAGGCCAGGAGCTATGGGGAGAGGCTAAAGGAACTGTCAGAGCATGGGGCACCTGAGGGGGACTGGGGCAGGGCCTTCACAGCCCCCATTGTGGAAGCCACCTCTTCCTTCAACCCAGCTACCTTCCAGTCACTACTGATCCCCAAGGATAATCGGCCACTGGAGGTGGGCCTCCTGCGCAAGGTCAAGGAGCTGCTGGCGGAGGTGGACGCCCGGACACTGGCCCGGCATGTCACCAAGGTTGACTGCCTG GTTGCTAGGATACTGGGCGTTACCAAGGAGATGCAGACCCTAATGGGAGTCCGCTGGGGCATGGAgctgctcaccctcccccatggccggCAGCTACGACTAGACCTGCTGGAAAG GTTCCACACCATGTCCATCATGCTGGCCGTGGACATCCTGGGCTGCACGGGCTCCGCCGAGGAGCGCGCAGCGCTTCTACACAAGACCATCCAGCTGGCGGCTGAACTTCGGGGGACGATGGGCAACATGTTCAGCTTCGCTGCGGTCATGGGCGCCCTGGATATGGCCCAG ATTGCCCGGCTGGAGCAGACATGGGTGACCCTTCGGCAGCGACACACAGAGGGTGCCATCCTCTATGAGAAGAAGCTCAAGCCATTTCTTAAGAGCCTCAACGAGGGCAAAG AAGGCCCGCCGCTGAGCAACACCACGTTTCCCCATGTGCTGCCGCTCATCACTCTGCTGGAGTGTGACTCGGCCCCGGCAGAGGGCCCTGAGCCCTGGGGCAGCACGGAGCACGGCGTGGAGGTGGTGCTGGCCCACCTGGAGGCTGCCCGCACGGTGGCCCACCACGGAGGCCTGTATCACACCAACGCAGAGGTCAAGCTGCAGG GGTTCCAGGCCCGGCCAGAGCTCCTGGAGGTGTTCAGCACCGAATTCCAGATGCGCCTCCTCTGGGGCAGCCAGGGTGCCAGCAGCAACCAGGCCCGGCGCTATGAGAAGTTCGACAAGGTCCTCACTGCCCTGTCCCACAAACTAGAACCTTCTGTCCGCTCCAGCGAGCTGTGA
- the SH2D3C gene encoding SH2 domain-containing protein 3C isoform X2, whose protein sequence is MTAVGRRCPALGPRGVAGEPEASGDYVKFSKEKYILDSSPEKLHKELEEELKLSSTDLRSHAWYHGRIPREVSETLVQRNGDFLIRDSLTSLGDYVLTCRWRNQALHFKINKVVVKAGESYTHIQYLFEQESFDHVPALVRYHVGSRKAVSEQSGAIIYCPVNRTFPLRYLEACYGLGQGSGKAASPASPSGPKGSHMKRRSVTMTDGLTADKVTRSDGCPTSTSLPHPRESIRNCALSMDQIPDLHSPMSPISESPSSPAYSTVTRVHTTPAAPSATALPASPVTRRSSEPQLCPGSAPKPPGESDKGPYASPSHTLCKASPSPSLSSYSDPDSGHYCQLQPPVRGSREWAAAEASSRQARSYGERLKELSEHGAPEGDWGRAFTAPIVEATSSFNPATFQSLLIPKDNRPLEVGLLRKVKELLAEVDARTLARHVTKVDCLVARILGVTKEMQTLMGVRWGMELLTLPHGRQLRLDLLERFHTMSIMLAVDILGCTGSAEERAALLHKTIQLAAELRGTMGNMFSFAAVMGALDMAQIARLEQTWVTLRQRHTEGAILYEKKLKPFLKSLNEGKEGPPLSNTTFPHVLPLITLLECDSAPAEGPEPWGSTEHGVEVVLAHLEAARTVAHHGGLYHTNAEVKLQGFQARPELLEVFSTEFQMRLLWGSQGASSNQARRYEKFDKVLTALSHKLEPSVRSSEL, encoded by the exons ATGACTGCAGTGGGACGAAGATGCCCCGCACTGGGACCCAGAGG ggTCGCCGGAGAGCCAGAGGCTAGTGGAGACTATGTGAAG TTCTCCAAGGAGAAGTACATCCTGGACTCCTCTCCTGAGAAACTGCACAAGGAGTTGGAGGAGGAACTCAAACTCAGCAGCACAGATCTCCGCAGCCATGCCTGGTACCACGGCCGCATTCCCCGTGAG GTATCGGAGACCCTGGTGCAGCGCAACGGCGACTTCCTCATCCGGGACTCTCTCACCAGCCTGGGGGACTATGTGCTCACGTGCCGCTGGCGCAACCAGGCCTTGCACTTCAAAATCAACAAGGTGGTGGTGAAGGCCGGGGAGAGCTACACCCACATCCAGTACCTGTTCGAGCAGGAGAGCTTCGACCACGTGCCCGCCCTTGTGCGGTACCACGTGGGCAGCCGCAAGGCCGTGTCAGAGCAGAGCGGGGCCATCATCTACTGCCCTGTCAACCGCACCTTTCCGCTGCGCTACCTGGAGGCCTGCTACGGCCTGGGCCAGGGCAGTGGCAAGGCTGCCAGCCCCGCCAGCCCCTCGGGCCCCAAGGGCAGCCACATGAAGCGGCGCAGCGTCACCATGACTGATGGGCTCACCGCTGACAAGGTCACCCGCAGCGATGGCTGCCCCACCAG CACCTCATTGCCCCACCCCCGGGAATCTATACGCAACTGTGCCCTCAGCATGGACCAGATCCCGGACCTGCACTCGCCCATGTCACCCATCTCCGAGAGTCCCAGCTCCCCCGCCTACAGTACTG TGACCCGTGTCCACACCACCCCTGCAGCTCCCTCAGCCACAGCGCTGCCTGCCTCTCCTGTCACCCGCCGCTCCAGTGAACCCCAGCTGTGTCCCGGAAGTGCCCCAAAGCCCCCTGGGGAGTCGGACAAGGGCCCTTACGCCAGCCCCTCCCACACGCTCTGCAAGGCCTCCCCATCACCATCGCTCAGCAGCTACAGTGACCCGGACTCTGGCCATTACTGCCAGCTCCAGCCTCCTGTCCGTGGCAGCCGAGAGTGGGCAGCAGCTGAGGCCTCCAGCCGGCAGGCCAGGAGCTATGGGGAGAGGCTAAAGGAACTGTCAGAGCATGGGGCACCTGAGGGGGACTGGGGCAGGGCCTTCACAGCCCCCATTGTGGAAGCCACCTCTTCCTTCAACCCAGCTACCTTCCAGTCACTACTGATCCCCAAGGATAATCGGCCACTGGAGGTGGGCCTCCTGCGCAAGGTCAAGGAGCTGCTGGCGGAGGTGGACGCCCGGACACTGGCCCGGCATGTCACCAAGGTTGACTGCCTG GTTGCTAGGATACTGGGCGTTACCAAGGAGATGCAGACCCTAATGGGAGTCCGCTGGGGCATGGAgctgctcaccctcccccatggccggCAGCTACGACTAGACCTGCTGGAAAG GTTCCACACCATGTCCATCATGCTGGCCGTGGACATCCTGGGCTGCACGGGCTCCGCCGAGGAGCGCGCAGCGCTTCTACACAAGACCATCCAGCTGGCGGCTGAACTTCGGGGGACGATGGGCAACATGTTCAGCTTCGCTGCGGTCATGGGCGCCCTGGATATGGCCCAG ATTGCCCGGCTGGAGCAGACATGGGTGACCCTTCGGCAGCGACACACAGAGGGTGCCATCCTCTATGAGAAGAAGCTCAAGCCATTTCTTAAGAGCCTCAACGAGGGCAAAG AAGGCCCGCCGCTGAGCAACACCACGTTTCCCCATGTGCTGCCGCTCATCACTCTGCTGGAGTGTGACTCGGCCCCGGCAGAGGGCCCTGAGCCCTGGGGCAGCACGGAGCACGGCGTGGAGGTGGTGCTGGCCCACCTGGAGGCTGCCCGCACGGTGGCCCACCACGGAGGCCTGTATCACACCAACGCAGAGGTCAAGCTGCAGG GGTTCCAGGCCCGGCCAGAGCTCCTGGAGGTGTTCAGCACCGAATTCCAGATGCGCCTCCTCTGGGGCAGCCAGGGTGCCAGCAGCAACCAGGCCCGGCGCTATGAGAAGTTCGACAAGGTCCTCACTGCCCTGTCCCACAAACTAGAACCTTCTGTCCGCTCCAGCGAGCTGTGA